The DNA region TGGAGTGTCCTTTTCAGTCTTTATTGATGGTCTCAGTGATGGTGTTATGAAAGAAATGGTCACAGCGGTATTTGCAAAACCAGGTGTTTTACAGGGTGTTTTTGTGCAATTTAAACGTCGTGAAGGCAGGAGATTCAGGTTCGGATTTGTTCGTTTTCAGAAGGATATGGATGCGCGACGTGCAATAAGGATGTTCAATGGTCTCAAGTTCAAAGGTGCCTTTCTCACGGTCAAGAGGGCGCGGTATCAGAAAAACCGAGTTATGACATCGCCTCCACAACAGAACAATTCAAGACTGAAGTTCGAAGTGAAAGGCAAGGTATGGAGACCAAAAgtgatgcttcagaatgagacaCAGGTGCAGATGGGGAATGATCGAATTTCAAACGTGATGTATTctatggaggaggaggaggaaaccGAGTGGGTTAATCGGTGTGCGTGTGCAACTTTTTATGGTGTTCACTCCATGGAAGCTGTCCAAGAAAAACTGAAGTCTTTTGGATTAATAAACATGAGCCTCAAAACAATGGGAGCGCGTGAGGTGCTGCTAGAGTTCGAGTCTAAGTCGGAAATGGAAGATACTCTCGCAGAAGCAGAGAGTGCTCTAGATGAGATCTTTGAGTGGGTAAAACCATGTTCTATGTTCATGGTGGGAAAATCTTATTTGGTATGGGTGAGGGTTTGGAGAGTTCCGGTTGGAGCATGGAATACGAGTTTTTTTGAGGCGATAGGTGATAAGCTGGGCCAGTTTGTGTGCGTGGATGGAATCACTTCTAAAAAAGAAAGACTGGATTATGGGAGGCTCTTGGTGATGACGACCAACCCGCTCATTGAACAACAGGTTTTAGTGGCAAACATCGAAGGTGAGCCTTGCGAGGTGCTGGTGGAGAAAGAGATGTCGGTGTATCAAGATTGGACGGGTTTGCGTCAGGGTAACCAGAAACAGTTGCAAGCAGAAgtttcagactcagaagagcaGTTTGATGAAGCGGTAGAGGAAGATCTGGAGTTGGCACAGGAGGAAGAGAAGGTAGATTTGGGGATGGCACACGAGGAAGAGGAAGTTCCGATGGGTGGAAGCACGACGACAGCTGTGGATACGCCATTAACGGTGACGGAGGCGTTACGTCATTTGAAAGACGCAGGTTATGGGGTGCAGGAGTTAATGACTTTGAAGTGCTTTCAAAACCTAGTTGTAACGGATGAGAATAAGAAACAGTTTCAGGAGCAAGTGGTGGGTCAAATGTCAGTTAttgatttgaaaaatttaaaggTGCCTGCTGTGGTGCCTCCCTTCAAATGAGGGTGTGGTGCCTCTGTGTGCTTGGACCAGTAGGAACCCGCCATGTATTAAATgagcttcttttttttttcccggaatgattttaaattaatggaaaataattttgaaaaaaccgtttaaaataaaaataaagttaattatattgcAAACTGGTCCTTCCCTAATTCAGTTACCATGGTTAAAGTAAGTTTTTTTAACCTTTCAGATTAATTGACTTGACTGTTCAGTTTCCCTCTCTTTTGAAAACTGAAAcattcataattgttcatcattCTCCATACTCCTCCCTTCCTCATTCACTATACTAAACGTTTCAGAGAAAAAGAGAGAGTTAGCAGAGACGACTAGGGTTCTTTGAGGTCCTGCGGCGGAAAGCACGACGCCGGCGAGAACGACGGTGGTTCTGTGAGATCGACGACGGGAAGGCGCGGTTTCACCGACCAAGGTATGCTCCATTCACATGCACTCGCTTTTGAACAAGTTGAATtaaaaagttttgattttttcgTCAAGATCGGCTAAATCCTTGAGAAAAAATCTTTGTTTTTCACCGTATATCATGCAAAGGTAACTTTGATGTTGATGGCTTCCTTCgttgaatgatttttttgcTGGAGAAACTTTGAAGTTGATTCAACCCCGTTTCCATCCCCAACCGTTTTTTCACTCACTGTATGCTTAAAAGTTATGATTTTTATGCTGTTGCATGACGTTTTGCATATGATTTGTTGGATGGCctgattttttttccgattGCATGGTTGCTTGAATTGGTTGTTTGGAAAGAACAAATGTTTTCATGCTCCTTGTTTCCATCCCCAAGCTTCTCTGaaaaaagttttgatttttatatTGTGGATCATGTTTATATTATGAAGAACATATGCATGTACGGTTTTCTTGTGATTGAATCTGGCCTGAACTGGAAAAAGGAGTTTTGAATGTTAAATTTAGCCTCATTTAGGCTACAAGTTTGGGTTTGGAATTTTTTTGTACTGAACATAACTGtaaaaatgagttttttttttatttgttaaatttaccCTCTATTTTTTCCTCTACCTGTCCTAAACATATGCATGTAttaagttttgtactgaaagaGAAAGGGCTACACTTGAAGATATAATTTATTTTGCATGGTTGTTGTTGAATGCATGGAATGCTTTGACTTACATCTATATGTGTGGATTATTAACTGATTTACTGTATTTTTGAAGAGATGAGTCCTGTCCAAAAGTATGCTCTGAAACCCTCTACTTGGCCTGATTTTAGTGTAGAGTTAGACCCCAAAATGGTAatcctgtttttttttaatttgaatttgaatttgtgtaGTATAGTCTtttgtttttaagttttaatagGTTTATTTGTAAATTCTTAGGAGCACCTGCAAGTACCGAGTGATTTTTATGAGAAACATAAAACTGCCTTGGGGGATCGTGTTGTCATTATGGATCCAGTAGGTGGGGAGTTCTCTTTTAGGTTACTTGCTGGGAACTTAGGGGGCTTGATTTTTGAATGTGTTGCTGAATTTGTAAGGAGATATGGCCTGAAAGAAAATCACTTATGTGATTTTTTCTATTTTGGAAAAAACACATTTATTGTGAAGATTTTGGATGGTACCCTGAAAGAAATTAGCTATGGTGTTGGCACTTCCCTAAGCCAACCTATAGTaattgatgatggtgatgaggaGGCTGTGGATGATGAGGATCCAGTGGGAGATGATGAGGATGCTGAAGTAGATGAGGAGGATGATGGAATTATGGAAGTTAGTGAAGGAGAGGAAGAAAATGGTGTGAACAGGGTTCTTCACCCATTTGATAAGGTGATTACTAAATCAGATTCAAAAGGAGATCAGACTTTGGTAAGTTCTAAAATAGATGAAGAAGTGTGTAAAAGTTCATTTTGCTCAAATGAAAGTTTCAAATTTAATCCAAttctgtattttttattttttgcagTCACTACCCATGATGTATGTTCGGAACCATGTTAGGCCAAATTGGCAGCACGTTGTTctatgtaacaccctctaaaccccgcataataatatatcataaatcagagtaaaatgcataacacagagggtgtcacacttattctctagaaacataaatcaaaacacctgtcatgctcataataaatatataaattttccaactttaatgtcgcaacatcatatgcatagcacagcggatttatttcaactccaaaatttaacataaagagagttcataggtaactcttaacatcaaggtacaaaactaaacgtttcccggtgttacataacagagcatgactcccctaactaaaccgtaaatgaaagactagctcctccaactaaccctcgcgagaagctccactatcttcggtacctgagcgatgtcgcataaaacatcattccaacagaagggtgagaactcatatcatatggataagcataataataaataatgtaaaagcttatctatgctccacataaattactcacattcactaacaaataataaattatgtaattttaacataattaatcaagttcacagttatggcaaatactccataaattatagctcaattagaacatatataatagtctctaattaccaccacatcaaatctctccaaaaatatcaccataacacatatgactcaagtgagacccgtgcaaatgcctttggtaccaaagttgttatccttagcggtatcaccgcgtccactccagacagataaccaccaataaagccctcgctctaggcttcaaaaccactccagttttgggacaagtcactagcctccacgagaactagcaaacattgcctcttgacaactatgcagtgtattgtgcaaaactcaactaacatatgcatattcagaccatctccaagtcctaattattttagcatattcatcaccagttgcacaaaacacatattacatgttatcaattatacaacttgcaatcacaacaacttagcatctcaaacataacatcaattcagaaacaacatcatataatgattatgaaaaatagatgtaaattaaatataattcatatataacaggttctgcaactatttcctaaagactggatttctctctaaattttcccaaaaactcgcgacatgctcatgctcgccatctcgcgacatctcactgcacaactcgccatgtcgcgacatctcacgacatctccctacgcaactc from Lotus japonicus ecotype B-129 chromosome 2, LjGifu_v1.2 includes:
- the LOC130736651 gene encoding B3 domain-containing protein REM20-like, coding for MDPVGGEFSFRLLAGNLGGLIFECVAEFVRRYGLKENHLCDFFYFGKNTFIVKILDGTLKEISYGVGTSLSQPIVIDDGDEEAVDDEDPVGDDEDAEVDEEDDGIMEVSEGEEENGVNRVLHPFDKVITKSDSKGDQTLSLPMMYVRNHVRPNWQHVVLCNTL